In Spirochaetota bacterium, the genomic window GAGCCCTGGGCGCGCCCTGAGACGGGTATAGCGGCGCGCTAGGGCGCTCGGTTACTTGAACATCCCCGCGAAATAACGGTAGATCGCGTCGGCGTGGGCCTTGTCGCGCCCCTCGGTGATTATACGGAACATGGGCTCAGTGTTCGACGAGCGAAGGTGCGCCCACCCGCCCTTGAACTCGGCATGGGCGCGAAAGTCGATGCGCAGGCCGTCAAGGCGGGAAATTTTTTCCCGCGAAAACTCCCCGCGCGCGCGCTCCATGATGCCCGCCGATTTTAATGGATCGCATTTGATCTTGCCCTTTTTCATCACGTAGCGCGGGAGGGACGCCACGATATCCGAAACCGTGCCGCCACGCTCGGCCATCATCTCGAGCACGTAGACGATGCCGGCCAGGCTGTCGCGCCCCAGGTGCACCTCCGGGGATATGACGCCCCCGTTGCCCTCGCCGCCGATGAGCGCGCCCCCGCGTCGCATCTCCTCGACCACGTTTATCTCCCCGACCCTGGAGCGCGCGAAGGGAGCGCCGTGGCGCGCCGCCACGTCCTCGACCGCCCTGGTGGTGGAGAGGTTCACGACCACCCGGCCCTTCCTCTTCGAAAGCATGTGCTCCGCCACGAGCGCGATGGTATATTCCTCGCCTATCGGCGCGCCCGTCTCGTCCACGATGGCGAGCCTGTCGGCGTCCGGGTCCTGCGCGAACCCGATATCGGCCCCGGAGGCCCCGACCTTCGCCGCAAGCGCTTTCAGGTTTTCGGGAATCGGCTCGGCCCCGCGGGGAAAGGTACCGTCAATCGCGCAGTACAGCGGCACGACCGTACAGCCGAGCTTTTCGAGCAGCCTTTGCGTTATGCGCGATCCCGCGCCGTTCACCGAGTCCAGGGCCACGCGGAACTTTTTTTTGCGGATCTTCGCGGCGTTCACGACGGAGAGCACCCTGTCGATGTGGAGGTCTTCCGCGCCATCGTACCGCGCGAGGGAACCGGTGCCGTCCCACCGCCGCCACGAGGCGGGTTCCTCCATCATGGAAA contains:
- the glmM gene encoding phosphoglucosamine mutase is translated as MGTLMKSVSGIRGVVGDTLTPELILKVGAAFARYCKGGHIVVGRDARPTGEAIAHSLESALMLAGCDVTDIGIVPTPTVQLMVEETGARGGVVISASHNPIEWNAFKLIGNSGSFLNAREIGKLFSMMEEPASWRRWDGTGSLARYDGAEDLHIDRVLSVVNAAKIRKKKFRVALDSVNGAGSRITQRLLEKLGCTVVPLYCAIDGTFPRGAEPIPENLKALAAKVGASGADIGFAQDPDADRLAIVDETGAPIGEEYTIALVAEHMLSKRKGRVVVNLSTTRAVEDVAARHGAPFARSRVGEINVVEEMRRGGALIGGEGNGGVISPEVHLGRDSLAGIVYVLEMMAERGGTVSDIVASLPRYVMKKGKIKCDPLKSAGIMERARGEFSREKISRLDGLRIDFRAHAEFKGGWAHLRSSNTEPMFRIITEGRDKAHADAIYRYFAGMFK